Genomic DNA from Pongo pygmaeus isolate AG05252 chromosome 16, NHGRI_mPonPyg2-v2.0_pri, whole genome shotgun sequence:
ATTTTAAGTCATCACCTCTCTTCAACACAATATAGGGTTCTCATCATTGACCCAACCCAGggcaccccccccccacccacacATGCATCCAGCGGGACCCAGATGTGCTCACCACAGCTCAGTGCAGGAGATCAGGGGGCCAGGAAGGGCCTGAGCTTCAGTGCACCAGGGGCTGAGCACCTGGCTGACAGACACTTGCCAGGGTCCATTGGTCCTGATGCAAGTCTTCCTTCAGGCTCACCATCTGGATGGACAGGAGGAGGACATGTATCCAAACAGGGCCTCATACCTCCAGGTGGGGAACGGGGTAAGGGATACCCATGTGATGGGATCCATGTGGAACACTGACCTGTCACGGATACAGGGCACCCTCAGCCCTCCCCATCACCAAACCCTGAAAAaacagggcaggcagatcattgGGCTTGGGCAAGACCCCTGGTCTTCATGCTATCGCAGACCTTGAGGGCACCTCCAGTGCCCCCTCTGGCTTCTCCTTCACATGATCCCAGGGCTGCCCCGGGACCACTGAGCATGGGACAGGGTCACCGACATGCTCATGGCCAACTGAGGAGGCTGGCCCAGAAGCCATTGGCCACTGTGGACGTGGAAGTTGCATAGCCTgccgctgggcatggtgggcaccTGCCCAGGCACTCTCTCCAAACAACACCTGAAATTGCAGCCTGGAGTACCTAGGCCATGTGCTTTCTCTGGTGGGTCCCCATCCATGCCCCACACATGTCCCAAACACAGAGCCGGGCCACCCTCGGCCAATCCTGGGCTACATGGTGTCCTTTCCTTAGGCCCAAGACCCTGCCACCCTGGACATGACCCCATGGCACAGAAAGAGTCTGGGCAGCAAATTCCCAGGACAGGACCATCAACAGCGGGCCTTCCCACCACACATTCCACTCTTCCAGCCACTCACCCATGGGGAAGGGGTGACCTTCAGCAGGACACAGGTTGTCAACTTGGCCTAAAGCCCACGAGCCCCAGGTCCAGCCCACAGCCCCACCAGGCACTGGCCAGAGCTCAGCCTTGACCCAAACCCAGGGAAACAGCACTGCCCCCCGCCAAGCTCAAAGAGGTGCCATGGGATGGTCCATAGCTCAACAGGGTCAGTGCCATTTTGGGCCATGGTTGGGGTATAATCCTTGAACCTCCACAGCCCAACCCCGTGGGCTCATTCAAGCACCCCTCTCCAGGGAAAGAGAATTCTTGCATGACCCCCGTGGTGCCCCGGAGGCTCTGTGGCCCCCGTCATGTGGCCTGGGCAGTCCTCGAGGCCTGACATATGCACCGAGTCTCAGCTGGGAGCTCTCCTGCACGGGGCTGAAGGAAGTCTTTCCTGCCTGGACCACTGTCATCCCTGCAGGGCTTCAGGAAGGCAACATCTTGGGTCCAATTCCCAAGGAAGCCGCCCTCCTGGAGAAACCGTCCCTCCCCAGTGGAAATACAGGTTGGCTCCCTGAGGAAACCCTCCTGTCCTAAAGACTGACCCTCGGTGACCCCACGCAGCCTGACTCATGGCCCATGACAGCAGCAGGATGCACTCACCTATGCTAATCAAGGTGAAGGGGCCCTTCTGAGCTGAAAAGCTCACTGAAAGACACAAGGCAACAATAGGGACTCAGGGAAAAGCCACCAACATGCCCTGCCCCTGGGAAACAGTGCCAACACCAAGTCCGCACAGGGAGCCTCGTGTGCTTCACGGAGGAGCACAGAGACAGGGTTGGGTCCCTGTGAGAGGCCCTTGAGCGCCTCCAGGTCTCCAGCCCAAAATACAGTGGCCCTGCCAGGGACCTCATGATTCCCAGTGTCCACTTCCAAaattgtcacctaggctgggccTCAGCGTAATCCTATTGAGCATGATTTTTAAGTCATCACCTCTCTTCAGGACAATATAGGGTTCTCATCATTGACCCAACCCAGTGCACCCTGCTCCCCATGCATACAACCAGAAGAACCCGGATGGGCTCACCAGCTCCATGAAGGAGACCAGGGTACCAGGAAGGGCCCAAGCTTCAGTACAACAGGACCTGGCCACCTGGCTGATGGCCTCTGGCTGGGGCACAGCAGGCCCAGTGCAAGTCTTCCTCCAGGCTCACCATCTGGGGGGACAGGAGGAGGGCCCATGTGATGGGATTCACATGAAATACTGACCTGTCACGGACACAGGGTACCCTTGGGCCTCCCTGCCACCAAACCCTGGAAGGACAGGGCAGGGAGGTCACTGGGCTCGGGCAAGACGCCTGGGATATGCCTAATGCACACCTCAAGATAACCTCCCCTGCCCACACTGGCTGCTCCACATGACCCCAGGGCTGCACAGAGACCACTGGACATGGGCTAGGGCCACCAACCAGCTCACGGCCAACAAAGGAGGCTGGTCCTGATGCCAGGCACTGCCGCAGACCTGGTAGTTGCATAGCCTGCCTTTGGGCATGGTGGGCGCCCAACCAGGTGCCCTCTCCAAGTGCACATCAGAAATCGCAGCCTGGGGCCCCATGGGCCCATGCTTTCTCTGGTGGGTCCCCATCCATGCCCTGCACACCTCCCAAACTCAGAGCCAGGCCATGCTCGACAAATCAAGGGCCACATGGTGTCTCCTCTGCTCCTTGGGCCCAAGACCCCACCACCTGGAGGTGACGCCATGGCTCAgaagcagcctgggcagcaaactCCCAGGAAAGGATCCTCCACAGCAGGCCTTCCCACCTAAGGAGGCCATGCATCCTGACACTGGCACTCAGGAAAGATGTGACCCCCAGCAGAACTCAGGCTGCCGACCCGGCCCAAAGCCCACAAGTCCCTGGGCCAGCCTGCAACACCATCAGGTGCTGGCCAGAGCTCAAGCTTGACCCATCCCCACTGAAACAGTGGTGCCCCCACCAGGCTCAATGTGGAGCCACTGGGATGGCTCATTGCTCAACAGCATCGGTCCCATTCAGGGCCACGGGTGGGCGCGATCCTTGAAACACTGCGGCCTGACCCTGTGGGCCTGATCACTCTGTCACCACCCCCACAACAAGCCTGAAGACCGAGAGCTCCTGCAAGACCCCTGTGGTGCCTCACAGCCTGTGTGGCACCCCGCGTGTGGCCTGGGCAGTTCTCAAGGCCTGACCCATGCACAGAATCTCATCTGGGAGCTGCCTGCCCTTCAGGGGCTGAAAAAACCCTTTGCTGCTTGAAACATCATCACTTCTGCAGGTCTTCAGAGAAGATGTCCTCCATGGGTCCAATTCGAAAGAAAGTGGCCCTCTGGGAGAACCCATCCCTTCCCGGTGGGGACTCCCCTACTCCCTGAGGAAACCCTCCTGTCCTGAAGGCTGACCTGGAGTCACCACATGGGCTGGCTCATGGCCCATGACACCAGCAGGTTCCACTCACCTATGCTGGTCAATGCCAGGGGACCCACCTGGGCAGAAGAGGTTACTCAAAGACACAAGAGAGAAAGGGGACTCAGGGAGGAGCCACCAACCTGCCCCACCCCTGGGGAATGGGACTCTGACACCAAGCCCACACAGGGAGCCTGGGCTGCCTCATGGAGGAGTGCAGAGACAGAGCTGGGGGCCACCAAGATGCCCTTCAGGGCCTTGAGGTCTCCAGCCCAAAATACAGTGGCCCTGCCAGGGACCTCAGGATCCTAGTGTCCTCTTCTAAATTTCTCCCCTAGGTTGGGCCTCAGTGTAATCCTATTGAGCATGATTTTTAAGTCATCATCTCTCTTCAGACAATATAAGGTTCTCATCATCGACCCAACCGAGGGTAACTCCCTCCCATGCATGCATCCAGTGGGACCCAGATGGGCTCACCACAGCTCAGGGCAGGAGACCAGGGCTCCAGGAAGGGCCTGAACTTCAGTGCATCAGGAGCTGGGGACCTGGCTGACAGACACTGGCCCAGGTCCACTGGGCCCAATGCAAGTCTTCCTCTGAGTTCACCATCTAGGATAGGAGGACACGTGTCCAAGTAGGGCCTCATGCCTCCATGTGGGGAAGGTGGGTAGGGGATATCCATGTGATAGGATCCATACAGAGCACTGATGCATCATGGAGACGGACACGGACCACCCTTGGCCCTCCTAGCCACCCAACCCTGGAAGGACAGGGCAGGTGGGTCACTGGCCTCACACAAAAAGTCCAGGCTGCGCCCTACTGCAGGTCCAGAGAGCACCTCCACTGCCCTGCCGGCTGCCCTGCACAATGCCAGGTCCACCCTGAGACCACTGGGCACAGGCCAGGGCCACCAACCAGCACATGGCCAACCAGGAGGCTGGCCCGGATGCCACGTGTGGCTGCAGACTTGGCAGTCAAGAGCCTGCTCCTGCCCCTCTCCAAGCACACACTGGAAATCACAGCCTGGGGCTCCAGGGCTACGTACTTTCTCTGATGGGTCCCCATCCATGCCCTGCACACCTCCCAAACACAGAGCCAGGCCACACTCAACCAATGTGGGGACACATGGTATGCTCCCCTTTCCTTGGACCCAAGATGCTGCCACCCTGGAGGTGACCTCATGGCTCAGAAGCAGCCCGGGTGGCAAATTCCCAGGACAGGTTGCTCAACAGCGGGACTTCCCATCTTAGGAAGCCACCACTCCCGCCATTCAACCTCCAGGAAGGGGTGACCCCAAGCATGACCCAAGCTGTCCCCATGGCCCAAAGCCCATGAGTTCTAGGGCCAGCCTGCAGCACCACCGGCACTGGCCAGAGCTCAGCCTTGACCTAGCCCCAGGGAaacaccaccacccaccaccagaCTCAAGGAGGTGCCATTGGGATGGTCCATTGCTCAACAGGGTCAGTCCCATTCAGGGCCAGAGTCCTTGAAACTCTGCGGCATGACCCCCATGGACCCAATCGTCTACTCCTCTCTGCAGACCCCCCATAGCACCCCAGAGTCCCTGCGGCCACCTCATGTGTCCTGGGCAGTCCTCAAGGCCTGACTGATGCACCGAGTCTCAGATGGGAGCTGCCTGCATGGGGCTGAATGAACCCTTTCCTGCCTGGACCACCATCACCCCTGCTGGGCTTCAGGATAGGCGTCCTTGGGTCCGATTCCCAAGGAAGTGGCCCTTTTGGATAACTCATCCCCAGTGGGAATTCAGGTCCATACTTTTAGGAAACTCTCATGGCCCAAAGGTAGATGCATGGTGGCCCCACTTTGCCTCGCTCATGACCCATGACCCAAGCAGGATCCACTCACCTATGCCGGTCAATGTCAGAGGGCCCACCTGGGCAGAAGAGTTcactgaaagacacaggggagaatGGGGACTCTGGAAGGAGCTGCCCACATGCCCCACCCGGGAACCAGAGCGCCAAAACCAAGCCCACACAGGGAGCCAGGGCTGCCTCACAGAGGAGCAGAGACAGGGTTGGACCCCCTCAAGATGCCCTTTAGGGCCTTGAGGTCTCTAGTCCAAAATACAGTGGCCCTGCCTGTGACCTTGGGATCCCAGCGTCCTCTTCCAAAATTTTAACCTAGACTGGGCCTCAGCATAATCCTATTGAGCATGATTTTTAAGTCATTACCTCTCTTCAGGACAATATAAGGTTCTCATCATCAACACAACCCAGGGCATGCCCCTCCCCACGCATGCATCCAGTGGGACCCGGATGTGCTCACCACAGCTCagtgcaggagaccagggtgttGGGAAGGGCCTGAGCTTCAGCGCACTGGGGACCAGGGACCTGGCTGACGGACACTGGCCCAGAGCCAGGGGGTCTTCCTCTGGGCTCACCATCTGGTGAGATAGGTGGAGGATGGGTCCAAACAGGGCCTTACCCTACCATGCGGGGAAGAGAGCAGGGAGTGCTGGCTCACACATGCTCTCCCTCCATGTACCCATGTGATGGGATCCATGAGGAACACTGACCTGTCATGGACACGGGGGACCCTTGGCTCTCCCTGCTACCGAACCCTGGAAGGACAGGGCAGGTGGTTCACTGTGCTCAAGCAAGAACACCTGGGCTGTGCCCTACTGCAGGCCCCAAGAGCACCTCCACTGCCCATGCTGGCTCCCCCAAACAACCCCAGGGCTGCACCAGGACCCCTCAGCACATGCCAGGGCTATCAACCAGCTCATAAGCAATCAAGGAGGCTAGCCCGGATGCCACGAACTGCTGCAGACCTGGCAATCACATAGCCTGCGCCTGGGCGTGGAGAGTGTCCACTCAGACACCCTCTATAAGCATGCTGGAAATCACTTCCTGGGGCCCCAGGGCCATGTGCCTTCTCTGGTGGGTCCCCATTCATGCACCACATACCCCCCAAACACTCTCCCCACTCTTAGCCAATCAGGGGACACATGATGTCCTCTCCTTTCCTTGGGCTCAAGATCCTGCCTCCCTGGAGGTGAACCCATGGCTCAGAAGCAGCCTGGACAGCAAATTGGTGGGACAGGACCCTCAACAGTGGGCCTTTCACCACAGGATGCCTGCCACCCTTCCAGCCACTCCACCTCTGGGTAGGAGGACCTCCAGAGGCAGGCGGGCTGCACCCTTGGCCCAAAGTCCACAATTCCCAGGGCCAACCACCAGGTGTGGGACAGAGCTCAGCCTTGACCCAACCCCTTTGAAGCCACGCTGCCCACACCAGGCTCAAGGAGGCACCAATGGGATAGCCCATTGCTCAACAGGGTTGGTTCCATCAGGGCAATGGGTGGGGCCTGACCCTTGAATCTTGGCCTGAATCCATAAACTCGATCACCCACACCCTGCTACCATCCCACCACCCCCAGAAAGCCTCAAGGATGGAGAGTTCCTGCTTAACACCTGTGGCCTCCGGAGATCCTGTGGAACCCCTCATGTTGCCTGGGAGTCCTCAAGCCCTCACCTGTGCACCAAGTCTCAGCTAGAAGCTGTACTGCATTGGGTTGAAGAGATCCTTTCCTGCCTGGACCACCATCACCCCTGCACAGCTTCAGGGAAGGCATCCTTCTTGGAACCAGTTTCTATGGAAGACACCCTCCTGGAGAAACCATCCCTCCCCAGTGGGGATTGAGGTCAGCTCCCTGAGGAAACCCACATGGCCTAAAGGTGACCTCCGGCAACCCTATGCACCCTGGCTCATGGACCATGACACCAGCAGGATGTACTCACCTATGCCCATTAAGACCAGGGGGACCACCTGGGCAGAAGAGCTcactgaaagacacaggggagaatGGGGACTCAGAGAGAAGCTGACAATATGCCCCATTCCCAGAGAATAGGAAGGCCAACACCAAGCCCACACAGTGAAAGTGGATTGCCTCACGGACAAGCGCAGAGACAGGTTGCAGCAGCCCTCAGACGCCCTTCAGGGCTTCAAGGACTCCAGCCAAAAATAGAGTGGCCTGGCTGGGGATCTCGGGATCTGAGCATCCTCTTCCAAAATTCTAACCTAGGCCAGGCCTCAGAATAATCCTTTTGAGAATGATTTTTAAGTCATCACCTCTCTTCAGGACAATATAAGGTTCTCATCATCGACCCAACCCAGGGCACCGCCCTCCCCGCCGATGCATCAAGCAGTACCCGAATGGGCTCACCAAGCTCAGTGCAGGAGACTAGGGCACCAGGAAGGGCCTGAGCTTCAGCACACCAGGGGCTGGACTCCGGGCTGATGGACACTGACATGGGACCAGTAGCCCCAATACAAGTCCTACTCCAGGGCCACCATCTGGGGGAACAGAAGGAGGACATGTGTCCAACCAGGGGCTCATGTGGAAAAGGGAGCAAGGGGTGCCTGCACACACATGCGCTCCCTCCATGGACCCATGTGATGGGATCCAGGTGAAACAGTGATGGTAATGAACCCAGGGAACCCTTGACTCTCCCCACCACCGAACCCTACAAGCCTGACCACATGGGTCCGATCACCCACCTCTCTCCGGGGACAGAGAGCCCCCTGCATAATCCCTGTGACACCCTGGAGCACCTGTTGCCCTGCTCATGTGGCCCAGACAGTCCTGGAGGTCAGACGCACCCACTGAATGTCAGCAGAGAGCTGCCCCACATGACACTGAAGGAAACCTTTCCGGCCTGGCCCACCAAAACCCCTGCAGGGCTTCAGCGAAGGTGTCCTCATGGGGTCAGATTCCCCAGGAAGCCACCCTCCTGGAGGACCAACGCATCCCTCCGCGGTGGGGATTCAGGTTGGCTCCCCGAGGAAATCTTCCTGTCCTGAAGGCTGACCCTCAGTGACCCCATGTTTCTGGCTCATGGCCGATGAACCCAGCAGGATCCACTCACCTGTGCTGGTCAATGCCAGGGGACCTGCTTGAGCAGAAGAGTTCACTGAAAGAATCACGGGGAGAACAAGGGTTCAGGAAGGAACCACCAACCTGACCTGCCCCCAGAAAACCAGAGTGACAACACCAAGCCCGCACAGAGAGCCTGGGCTGCCTCACAGAGGAGTATAGGGACAGGGTTGGGCACCCCTGATACCCTTCAGGGTCTCCAGGTCTCCAGTCAAAAATACAGGGGCCCTCCTGGGGACCTCAGGATCCCAGCATCCTCTTCCAAAATTCTAACCTAGGCTGGGCCTCAGCATAATCCTTTTGAGAATGATTTTTAAGTCATCACCTCTCTTCAGGACAATATAAGGTTCTCATCATCGACCCAACCCAGGGCAtctccctccccacccatgcATCCAGTAGTACCCGAATGGGCTCACCAAGCTCAGTGCAGGAGACTAGGGCACCAGGAAGGGCCTGGGCTTCAGCACACCAGGGGCTGGATGCCGGGCTGACAGACACTGACGTGGGGTCAGTGGCCCCAATACAAGTCCTCCTCCAGGGCCGCCATCTGGGGGGACAGGAGGAGGACATGTGTCCAACGAGGAGCTCATGCCTCCATGTGGGGAagagggtggggggtggagggtgcCAGTTCATGCATGCTCTCCCTCTGTGGACCCATTTGCTGGGATCCATGGGAAACACTGATGTGTCACAGACACAGGGGACCCTTGGCCCTCCCTGCCAGGGAACCCCGTGAGGACACGGCAGGCGGGTCACTGGCCTCAGGCAAGACACCCAGGCTGCACCCTACTGCAGGTCCCCAGAGCAGCTCCACTGCCCACACTGGCTGTCCCACATGACCCCAGGGCTGCACCCGAAACCCTGGGAAAGGGCCAGGGCCAACCAATAGCTCACAGACAACCAAGTAGACTGGGCCAGACACCACGTGCCACTGCCGACCTGACAGTTGCACAGCCTGACCCTGGGTGTGGAGGGGGCCCAGGACCGTCTCCAAGCATGCACTGAGAAATTGCAGCCTGGGGACCGAGGGCCATGCGTTGTCTCTGGTGGGTCCCTATCCATGCCCCATACAACACCTCCCACACACAGAGCAGGGCCACACTCAGCTAACTGAGGGAAACACGGTGTCTTCTCCTTTCCTAGGGCCCAAGACCCTGCCACCCTGGAGGCGACCCCATGGCTCAGAAGCAGCCTGGATGGCAAATTTCCAGGACAGTTCCTTCCACAGCGGGCCTTCCCACCTCAGGAGAATGCCCTTCCCACCACTCGCCCACAAGGAAGGGGCGACCCCCAGTGGGACACAGGCTGCACCCCGGGCCCAAGGCCACAAATCTCATGGCCGGACTGCACCACCATCAGGTGCTGGCCGGAGCTAGTCTCAACCCAACCTCAGGGAAACAGTGGCACCCCACACCTGGTTCAAAGTGGCACCCCTGGGATGCCCCAATGCTTAACAGGGTTGTTTCCCTTCAGGGCCATGAGTGTGGTGTGATCCTTGAATCTGGGGCCCGACCCCATGGGCTGAATCGCCCGCCACTCTTAGGGGTCGGAGAGACCCTGCGAGGACCCTGTGGTGCCCCAGAGCCCTTGTGGCCCCCCTCATGTGGCCTGGCCATCCTAGAGGCCTAACCCAACCACTGAGTCTCTGCTGGGCGCTGCCCTGCCTGGGGCTGAGGGAACCCTTTCTTGCCTGCACAACTGGCACCCTTGCAGGGCTTCAGAGAAGGCATCTTACTTGGCTCAGATTCACAAGGAAGCTGCCCTCCTGGAGAACACATCCCAGGTGGGGATTCAAGTCGGCCCCTGAGGAAACACTCATGGCTCAAATGCTCACCCTCGGCAACCCTATGGCCTGGCTCATGGCCCATGACCCAAGCAGGAGACACTCACCTATGCCGGTCAATGCCAGAGAGTCTGCTGGGTGAAAGAGCTcactgaaagacacaggggagaacAGGGGCTCAGGAAGGAGCAGCCAAAATGCCCCGCCTCCAGGAAAGCAGAGCGCCGACACCAAGCCCACACAGGGAGCTTGGGCTGCCTCACGGGGGAGTGAAGAGACAGGGTTGGGCCCCCACAAGGTGCCCTTCAGGCCTTCTAGGTCTCCACCCCAAAATACAGGGGCCCTGCCAGGGACCTCATTGATTCCCAGTGTCCTTTTCCAAAATTGTCACGTAGGGTGGGCCTCAGCGTAATCCTATTGAGCATGAATTAAGTCATCACCTTTCTTCAGGACAATATAAGGTTCTCATCATTGACCCAATCCAGAGCACATTCCTCCCCATGCATGCATCCAGTGGGACCCGGATGTTCTCACCACAGCTCagtgcaggagaccagggtgccAGGAAGGGCATGAGCTTCAGTGCACCGGGGTCTGGCATCTGGCTGATGGACATTGGCTTGGGCCAGGGGATCCAAGAAGAGTCTTCCTCCAGGTTCACTATCTGGAGGGACGGGGGTCAGGTATCCAAACAGGGCCTCATATCTCCATGCAGGAAAGGGAGCAAGGGGTGCCTGCTCACACATGTCCTCCCTCCATGGACCCATGTGATGTGATCCATGTGAAATAGTGACGGTAATGGACTCAGGGAACCCTTGACTCTCCCCGCCACCGAACCCTACAAGCCTGACCCCATGGGCCCGATCGCCCACCTCTCTCCGGGGACAGAGAGCTCTCCTCATAATCCCCGTGACAGCCTGGAGCCCTTGTTGCCCCGCTCATGTGGCCCGGGCGGTCCTCGAGGTCAGATGCAGGCACTGAATGTCAGCAGGGAGCTGCCCCGCATGACACTGAAGGAAACCTTTCCGGCCTGGACCACCATCACCCCTGTAGGGCTTCAGTGAAGGTGTCCTCCTGGGGTCAGATTCCCCAGAAAGCCACCCTCCTGGAGGACCAACCCATCCCACCACGGTGAGGATTCAGGTTGCCTCCTGGAGGAAATCTTCCTATCCCAAAGGCTGACCTGCAGTGACCCCATGTGTCTGGCTCATGGCCTATGATACCCAGCAGGATCCACTCACCTATGCTGGTCAATGCCAGGGGACCCGCCTGAGCAGAAGAGCTCACTGAAAGAATCACGGGGAGAACAAGGGTTCAGGAAGGAACCACCCACCTGATCAGCCCCCAGAAAACCAGAGTGCCAACACCAAGCCCGCACAGAGAGCCTGGGTGGCCTCACAGAGGAGCATAGGGACAGGGTTGGGCCCCACAGATACCCTTCAGGGCCACCAGGTATTCAGCCAAAAATACATGGGCC
This window encodes:
- the LOC129013542 gene encoding uncharacterized protein LOC129013542 isoform X1 translates to MSSFCSPRWWPWSRTCIGATGPMSVSISPESSPWCAEAQALPGALVSCTELVSSSAQVVPLVLMGIGFGSRESQGSPVSMTVNSSAQVGPLTLTGIDGELRGRLALGPVDLGQCLSARSPAPDALKFRPFLEPWSPALSCDGEPGGRLALGLLCPSQRPSARWPGPVVLKLGPFLVPWSPSWS
- the LOC129013542 gene encoding uncharacterized protein LOC129013542 isoform X2, which translates into the protein MSSFCSPRWWPWSRTCIGATGPMSVSISPESSPWCAEAQALPGALVSCTELVSSSAQVVPLVLMGIGFGSRESQGSPVSMTDGEPRGRPPGSGPVSVSQVPGPQCAEAQALPNTLVSCTELCELFCPGGPSDIDRHRW
- the LOC129013542 gene encoding uncharacterized protein LOC129013542 isoform X3, which gives rise to MSSFCSPRWWPWSRTCIGATGPMSVSISPESSPWCAEAQALPGALVSCTELVSSSAQVVPLVLMGIGFGSRESQGSPVSMTVNSSAQVGPLTLTGIGEWILLGSWVMSEAKWGHHASTFGP